Within the Taeniopygia guttata chromosome 1, bTaeGut7.mat, whole genome shotgun sequence genome, the region TCCTCCACCCCACAACTTTACATCTGCTCTGTGTGTTGTGGGTCTTCCAGTCTCTGCTTCCTGTGGTGAGCATGAAGACCAAGCTCAGAGATTTCTTGCAGCATCCccattttctgttaaaatcGAGGTTTTTCTTTATATGGGAACAGGATAGCTGTTATTGCTTTCTTGATAAGCAATAAGGCTTCCTGCCATTGTGGCTGTGGTGACTGCTGTGGCTCTCATTACAAGGGTGATGCACAGGGCTGTTTAATTTGTACCTCACCATCAACATCCCCCAAGGGTGAGTGGGCAAGTTGTCATCCTTCCTCACCATTCacttccagctctgccctgggaaaTGCCAACCAAACAGAGGCTGGGTCCCTTTGGACACTTCATTATTTCAGTTTGCTGGGCATTGCTTTTCCTCCCTTGGCAATTTGGCTGTGGGTGTTTGTAACTTCTCATTTTCCATTGCTTTAACTctcagaggctttttttttttttacctgtcccctcttttctttcagaaaagttTGATTTATAGAATTATataggttggaagggaccctaatGACCATTTAGTTCTGGCTCCCCTGCCACAGACCTTTCTCTAGATcagattgctcaaagccccatccaagctggcctagaacacttccagggatggggtatccacagcttctctgagcgACTTGTGCCAGTGTATCACCATACTCACAGTAAATTTCTTATTTGCTCAAGATCTCAGAGACAGAAATAATGGGCCCCTTGGTCCTAAGTGTGATTACACATGAAATGTTATCACATGTTGTGATAACATTGCTGGACACCAAAATGTCTCTATTTGGAGTCTGGCAAGAGCTGAGAGACGCTGATGCAGGCTTTAGTATCTCTGAAATATCAGCCCAGGAATATTGGCCCAGATCACCTATTGCTACTAGAAAATGTATTCCTGGAGTACACCAGGATGTAACACAGGCTCTGCATATCCCTTGCTGCATTTCACACAGTGTCTCTTTTAAGTGTGGGGAGGAGAAATGCCTTCAAGAAAATAAGGCAGGGCAGCACATCCCTGTGGATCCAGGAGATTATTTTATTCAAACATTTTCTTCCACCTTGCTTTCTCCATGTCCCTGCTTCCCATTATGCCTGTGTGGTGTGAATCACTGAGTGGGAATAGGGTACTAGAATTTAGCTGAGAGCTGTTTTCTAAATTCCTGAGTCTTGGATGACCCTACATGGCTCTAGGTGTGATCTGGCTCCGTAACACCCTTTCTATGACCCTTCAGATGTGTCTAGCttttatgaaaagaaattgaGATGTTAAAATGGGGGGCAAAACCATGCCAGGATGCTGGTGCTGatttgctgctgcaggagcagtgtGGTGTCTGATTCCTGTCAGCTGTGCCATCCAGAAAGGGGCACGATGGTCATGTTAGTTTGCTATTCATTGACTTAATAGTCAATTTGTCCCTTGGGATCCTCGTGCCCTTCTCTGGATGGCACAGCCTGATGGAGGCCACCAAAATGGTCAGGAGGAAAGTGGATTTGTTCATTCAGGAGGAGAGAAGGTAAAAGGGGAGCTTGTTGTTGTGTGCAGCTACTTAACAgtagaatcacagagtggtttggcttggaaggaacctttaaaggtcatctagctccatccctcctgccatggacagaAACACCTGCCACTGGACCttgttgctcagagccccacgCAGCCTGGATAGGGGAGTGTGGACaagatggagccaggctcttgcAGGGATGCACAGTCAGAGGACAAAGGACAGCAGCACAAGCTGCAGCTTGTCTTCAGCATGAGCTCAGTCAGACCCTGGAACAGcgcccagagaggctgtgggatgTCTGTCTGTGGAGATACACAAAGATGGACTGCATGAAGCTCAGAGAAACATGACCGATTTAACTCTGAAGTAAGTTCTGCTTTGAGCAGTGGGTTGGACTAGACTCCTCCAAGAGTCTCATTCTAGCCTGAATTAGCCATGAACCTACACTCAGAGAAAGTTGCCACTATTCCCTGCCAAGGTGACATCCCTGGCTTTGTTTTGGGATAATGAGCCATGGTTGTCAGGGAGGTTGCCGGGGAGGCTGACATGAGACATCCCTTCCCTATAGATTATCGtgcacagcagcaccaacaGTTCTGAATCTGCAAATGAGTCGGGAGGGCACTCAGGGGAAGCCCCAGAGATGTTTTGCGTCACTGGCCCAGGTTGCCTAGCGCTGCTGCGACTGTGGAGAAGGGACATCAGCTCCAGGGGCCTGTCTGATCTTTCCCCCTGCGCGTCCTGTTTGAGAGCCACACGCTGCTGAGCAcggagcagaggagcagccaagGTGATGGCGGCTGAGGCAGGGATGCTTGAGCTGCCCTTCACCTGCGACGAGCAGCTCACCCGGCGCATGCGGCTGCGATTCCAGAGCCTGCAGCAAAGGAACATGAGGCCCCAGGATGGCGAGAGGCTGCTGCGTCCCAATGAGCACATCTACCGAGTGGATTtcatccagcagcaccagctgcgCTTCCTCCGCTGGGACGTGCAGCTGGAGAGCCCTGGGAAGGTCACGGTGACTGGCACCTCCCAGCACTGGACTCCTGATCTCACCCACCTGATGAACCGGCAGCTGCTGGAGCCGGTGGGCATCTTCTGGAAGAAGCCAGGGGCTGAGGAGGTGCAGTGCAATGAGGCAGATGCCCAGGAGTTTGGGGAGCGGATAGCAGAACTAGCCCAGATCCGCAAGGTGATGTATTTCCTCCTTACTTTCACTGGCGGCCTCGAACCAGCTCAGCTGAAAGGCTCCATTGTTTTTAAAGCCTGATCCCCTCTTGTTCAGCTTTTCTCGCTCCAGCTATGCTTCTTTCAGTTCAGTTCTTTGGTCCATTTTTatatctgtttttttcttctttttttctttttaatgagaGACAGCaccatggtgaagcagagaACAGCTCAGTGCTTCAGGAGCCCCTCAACCCTGTGAAATATTCCCCAAATGTGCTGCCCTCTGTCTAGATGATTAGAAGGGGACCATGAGCTTGCTGCTGCATTTGTCTGGAGTATAAGACTGTGTGCTTGTGAATTCATTAGGGATTCATGCAGGCTCTTACTGGCTTGAAAATATGAGGCTGCCCTAAATCCTCTCACTGCAGCAACTGCACACCAAAAACCCACTGGAAAAATAAGTAATTGTCATGCCAGAAACTAGCAGGGACCCCTGGAGAGAGCCTTGCTTTCCAGTTTCCATCCTAGCCATTAAAAAGGGAGAGCTTGTTTATGATGGAGTTCCTCTCCTTGCAAGATGCTGAGTGCTTGCAGGCTCTGGTgacttgtgctgctgctgtagcTGCTTGG harbors:
- the OMP gene encoding olfactory marker protein; protein product: MAAEAGMLELPFTCDEQLTRRMRLRFQSLQQRNMRPQDGERLLRPNEHIYRVDFIQQHQLRFLRWDVQLESPGKVTVTGTSQHWTPDLTHLMNRQLLEPVGIFWKKPGAEEVQCNEADAQEFGERIAELAQIRKVMYFLLTFTGGLEPAQLKGSIVFKA